A genome region from Calditrichota bacterium includes the following:
- the nadC gene encoding carboxylating nicotinate-nucleotide diphosphorylase — protein sequence MKLKNIDGWRQEWIEGLKKEVDSLIEWAFREDFGSWGDVTSQAIFHRNDTGTARVVAKSEGIVAGLFAVRGVFERKSPEIQIEEMCEDGDFVTSGETLLIAEGSVEDLLSAERTALNFLGRLSGMATLTGKFVEAVSGTRTKILDTRKTTPGWRFLEKYAVRQGGGVNHRMGLFDRVLIKDNHIKAAGGIRPAVQAVREYLSRRGLTLPIEVEVKNLSELEEALGQTIQQIMLDNMDPDTMRQAVKRVSGRIPLEASGGITLETVRAVAETGVDFISVGALTHSAPVLDVSMLMV from the coding sequence ATGAAGCTGAAAAATATCGACGGTTGGCGTCAGGAGTGGATTGAGGGATTAAAAAAAGAAGTGGATAGCCTGATTGAATGGGCTTTCAGGGAAGATTTTGGCAGTTGGGGGGATGTAACCAGTCAGGCCATTTTTCACAGGAATGATACGGGAACGGCCCGGGTTGTGGCTAAATCCGAAGGGATTGTGGCCGGTTTGTTTGCCGTTCGCGGCGTATTTGAACGAAAGTCACCGGAAATACAGATTGAGGAAATGTGTGAAGACGGTGATTTTGTGACTTCCGGGGAAACGCTATTAATTGCAGAAGGTTCTGTGGAGGATTTGCTGAGTGCCGAACGAACCGCCCTGAATTTTTTGGGGCGGCTTTCCGGAATGGCTACACTTACCGGGAAATTTGTGGAGGCTGTTTCCGGAACCCGGACAAAAATTCTGGACACGCGCAAAACAACCCCCGGCTGGCGGTTTTTGGAAAAGTACGCCGTAAGGCAGGGGGGAGGGGTCAATCACCGGATGGGACTTTTTGACCGGGTTTTGATCAAGGATAATCACATAAAGGCGGCCGGAGGGATTCGTCCCGCGGTTCAGGCCGTCAGGGAGTATCTTTCCCGCCGCGGGTTGACTCTTCCCATTGAGGTGGAGGTCAAAAATCTGTCTGAACTGGAAGAGGCGCTTGGCCAAACAATTCAGCAAATCATGCTGGATAATATGGATCCGGACACGATGCGGCAGGCGGTGAAACGGGTTTCAGGCAGAATTCCGTTGGAAGCGTCCGGTGGAATCACACTTGAAACGGTTCGGGCCGTCGCCGAAACGGGAGTCGATTTCATTTCAGTGGGGGCGCTTACGCATTCAGCCCCGGTTTTGGATGTGTCCATGCTCATGGTGTAG
- a CDS encoding alpha/beta hydrolase, translated as MENLSELCAAGSSFSEKWLPAAPNVLLRVITFLPVQKQNNPDIVFVSGWISKPIAWRDVLREMTRDFRVFYIETREKISSRIRGRVSFSVDRIGEDLVHLVSRLGVKPDRYILMGSSLGATAILDAVIHLHPQPKALALVAPNAEFRVPRWGLWLIRPFPPRLYLIFKPFVKWYLRNFRLDVTTDYAQYEKYSHALDAADPWKLKKAVLALAKYTVWDKLGAVTCPVLIVGASKDKLHEPENLKKMTALLPNAHYVDLETNRGTHSKKAVDALRKFIHGIQK; from the coding sequence ATGGAAAACCTCTCGGAACTTTGTGCTGCGGGAAGCTCATTTTCTGAAAAATGGCTGCCAGCCGCCCCAAACGTTTTATTGCGGGTCATTACCTTTTTGCCCGTACAAAAACAAAACAATCCCGATATTGTTTTCGTCAGCGGTTGGATTTCAAAACCCATTGCCTGGCGGGATGTGCTCCGTGAAATGACACGGGACTTTCGCGTTTTCTACATCGAAACCCGCGAAAAAATATCCTCCCGTATTCGGGGTAGGGTGAGCTTCAGCGTTGACCGCATTGGGGAAGACCTTGTTCACCTCGTTTCCCGACTCGGAGTGAAACCCGATCGGTACATTCTTATGGGAAGCTCCCTGGGAGCCACAGCCATTCTGGATGCCGTAATCCACCTGCACCCTCAACCGAAAGCTCTGGCTCTCGTGGCACCCAATGCGGAATTCCGTGTTCCGCGCTGGGGACTCTGGCTTATCCGCCCGTTTCCGCCGCGTTTGTACCTGATTTTCAAGCCGTTTGTAAAATGGTATCTACGCAATTTTCGTCTGGATGTTACTACGGATTACGCCCAGTATGAAAAATATTCCCATGCACTGGATGCCGCTGATCCCTGGAAATTGAAAAAAGCCGTGCTTGCCCTGGCCAAATACACGGTTTGGGATAAATTGGGAGCCGTCACCTGCCCGGTTTTAATTGTTGGTGCGTCCAAAGACAAACTCCACGAACCGGAGAATCTGAAAAAAATGACCGCCCTCCTCCCAAACGCCCATTATGTGGACCTGGAAACAAATCGGGGCACGCACAGCAAGAAAGCAGTGGATGCCCTGAGGAAATTCATTCACGGAATACAGAAGTGA
- a CDS encoding MATE family efflux transporter, producing MNPVLLEGKIPATLTRLTLQMSVGILAMQVFNLVDTFFVGQLGTNQLAAMGFTFPVVMVINSIALGLGIGASSVISRAIGEGNQSGVRRFTTDALSLSLIIVTFFVVIGLFTIEPLFRSLGATGEVIRYIESYMRIWFLGMPFVVIPMVGNSAIRATGDTKTPSFIMVSAVLVNIILDPLLIFGYGPFPRLELAGAALATVISRGLTMVLSLWILYRREKMLTFAVPRVKEVVQSWGKILYIGLPAAATNLITPISMGVITRLVADYGAPAVAGFGVGSRIQMFSLAIIGSLSSVLTPFVGQNWGAKYYTRIKNGVKFSYLVSLIWGIFLFLLFLLAANPLAALFNRNPQVIAATDAYLKIVSIGFPALGILILTASIFNALNKPLPASLLMIARMFVLYIPLAYLGSNLVGLTGIFWAAVLSNFMAGTAAYFWIKKEMAGFGRKPRLN from the coding sequence ATGAATCCTGTTTTATTGGAAGGAAAAATCCCTGCTACGTTGACGCGGTTAACGCTTCAGATGTCCGTTGGCATTTTGGCCATGCAGGTTTTCAATCTGGTAGACACGTTTTTTGTCGGGCAGCTCGGAACCAATCAGTTAGCCGCAATGGGGTTTACCTTCCCCGTTGTCATGGTGATTAACAGCATTGCGCTTGGGCTGGGCATTGGGGCCTCATCTGTGATTTCACGCGCCATTGGCGAGGGAAATCAATCCGGGGTTCGCCGCTTTACAACCGATGCTTTGTCGCTTTCATTAATTATTGTCACATTTTTTGTGGTTATTGGGCTATTTACAATTGAACCGCTTTTTCGCTCCCTTGGGGCCACCGGAGAGGTAATTCGCTACATCGAATCCTATATGAGAATCTGGTTTTTGGGGATGCCCTTTGTGGTGATTCCAATGGTGGGCAACAGTGCCATTCGGGCGACGGGCGATACCAAAACGCCCAGTTTTATAATGGTGAGCGCCGTGCTTGTGAACATCATTCTGGATCCGCTGCTTATTTTTGGGTACGGTCCGTTTCCAAGATTGGAATTGGCCGGTGCGGCCTTGGCTACGGTTATCTCCCGGGGGTTGACGATGGTATTGTCGCTCTGGATTCTCTACCGGCGTGAGAAAATGCTGACGTTTGCCGTGCCAAGAGTAAAAGAGGTCGTTCAATCCTGGGGGAAAATCCTATATATTGGCCTGCCGGCCGCTGCAACCAATTTGATCACCCCGATTTCGATGGGTGTGATTACGCGATTGGTAGCCGACTACGGGGCGCCGGCTGTGGCAGGTTTTGGCGTGGGGTCGCGCATCCAGATGTTTTCCCTGGCTATAATCGGCTCCCTTTCGTCGGTTCTCACCCCTTTTGTCGGGCAAAATTGGGGAGCCAAATATTATACAAGAATTAAGAATGGCGTGAAATTCAGTTATCTGGTTTCACTTATTTGGGGTATTTTTCTTTTCCTGCTTTTTTTGTTGGCCGCCAATCCTCTTGCCGCCCTTTTTAATCGAAATCCCCAGGTTATCGCGGCAACGGATGCGTATTTGAAAATCGTATCAATTGGCTTTCCGGCTCTTGGAATTCTGATATTGACCGCGTCCATATTTAATGCCCTTAACAAGCCGCTGCCGGCATCGCTGCTCATGATTGCGCGAATGTTTGTACTGTATATTCCGTTGGCTTATTTGGGTTCAAATTTGGTGGGATTAACCGGGATATTTTGGGCGGCGGTTCTTTCGAATTTTATGGCAGGCACAGCAGCCTACTTCTGGATTAAGAAAGAAATGGCCGGTTTTGGCCGAAAGCCCCGGTTAAATTAA
- a CDS encoding transglycosylase SLT domain-containing protein — protein sequence MLSGKFSLLLLFGLFVFFCTSPSEKADSFPESSDVSVAPDSAQVDVQNETPEQDWRQYLNHITVMRPGRISRYDRIIKKYSWRYGFDWRLIAAQVYAESKFNENARSRVGALGLMQIMPGTARHLGTHPKLLLKPEINIALGCLYDRRLYTIWKDEKGKDRLAFMFASYNAGHKRVLRAQKRTRYPDRWNSIKRHLPGQTRHYVFKIFKTYETYKKIAF from the coding sequence ATGTTATCGGGCAAATTTAGCCTCCTTCTTCTGTTCGGATTATTTGTCTTTTTCTGTACTTCTCCTTCGGAAAAGGCAGATTCATTTCCCGAATCATCTGACGTGTCTGTTGCTCCCGATTCTGCACAAGTTGACGTTCAGAATGAGACTCCCGAACAAGATTGGCGGCAGTATCTGAACCACATCACCGTCATGCGCCCGGGTCGAATTTCCAGATACGACCGGATCATCAAGAAATACAGCTGGCGTTATGGATTTGACTGGCGACTGATTGCCGCACAGGTTTATGCGGAAAGCAAATTCAATGAAAACGCCCGCAGCCGCGTTGGGGCTTTGGGTCTCATGCAAATCATGCCCGGAACGGCCAGACACCTGGGCACACACCCTAAGTTATTGCTTAAACCTGAAATTAATATTGCACTGGGCTGCCTGTACGACCGCCGTTTGTACACAATCTGGAAGGATGAAAAAGGGAAAGACCGGCTCGCTTTTATGTTTGCCAGCTACAACGCGGGACATAAGCGGGTTTTGCGCGCCCAAAAAAGAACCCGATACCCCGATCGCTGGAACAGCATCAAGAGACACCTTCCGGGTCAAACCCGGCACTATGTATTTAAAATTTTTAAGACTTACGAGACCTACAAAAAAATAGCTTTCTGA
- the cysE gene encoding serine O-acetyltransferase, which translates to MGMIHDIRSVFKYDPAAKNVVEIILAYPGLHAIWAHRISHFLWKLRLPVIPRLISHVTRFLTGVEIHPGAKIGKGVFIDHGMGIVIGETAEVGDECLIYQGVTLGGTSLEKGKRHPTLESHVVVGSGAKILGNIRIGHHSRIGSGSVVLKSVPPHSVVVGIPGRTLHETNNFDLKVLDHNKLPDPVSRVIRELVDRVLELEKEVAHLQNTHKESLHKTEKILRELEKPFNNEKPIFENGAGI; encoded by the coding sequence ATGGGTATGATTCACGATATTCGCTCGGTTTTTAAATACGATCCGGCTGCCAAAAATGTGGTAGAAATTATCCTGGCGTACCCGGGACTCCATGCCATCTGGGCGCACCGAATATCCCATTTTTTATGGAAGCTCAGGCTCCCGGTGATTCCCCGGTTAATTTCCCACGTGACCCGCTTTCTGACGGGCGTTGAAATTCATCCGGGCGCAAAAATTGGAAAAGGCGTTTTTATTGATCACGGAATGGGAATCGTGATCGGCGAAACCGCAGAGGTCGGAGACGAATGCCTTATTTATCAGGGCGTCACTCTGGGGGGAACCTCCCTTGAAAAGGGGAAAAGACACCCCACCCTTGAATCGCATGTGGTTGTGGGAAGTGGTGCAAAGATCCTCGGGAATATTCGCATCGGGCATCACAGCCGGATCGGGAGCGGATCGGTTGTGCTAAAATCCGTTCCGCCGCACTCCGTTGTTGTGGGAATCCCGGGACGCACGCTTCACGAAACCAATAATTTTGATCTAAAGGTTCTGGATCACAATAAACTGCCCGACCCGGTGTCCAGGGTCATCCGGGAGCTGGTCGATCGGGTTTTGGAACTGGAAAAGGAGGTCGCACATCTGCAAAATACTCATAAAGAGTCTTTGCACAAGACCGAAAAAATTCTTCGGGAACTGGAAAAACCGTTTAATAATGAAAAACCCATTTTTGAAAACGGAGCGGGAATCTGA